One window from the genome of Haladaptatus paucihalophilus DX253 encodes:
- a CDS encoding DUF7268 family protein, with the protein MDFVGYLRPRVRLVSRFGGVGLALGGAGVLLVVAAGETVSFASRKVFAVAALAFGFAILGWSGSVFAGSAVENAQKYLDSNTGWTEADSRKAMTVIGSLGAGGMVGVTVMTLVLRAAY; encoded by the coding sequence ATGGATTTCGTCGGGTATCTCCGTCCCCGCGTTCGTCTCGTCTCCCGGTTCGGCGGTGTCGGACTCGCGCTGGGCGGCGCGGGCGTTTTGCTCGTCGTCGCCGCGGGCGAGACGGTTTCGTTCGCCAGTCGGAAGGTTTTCGCCGTCGCGGCGCTCGCGTTCGGCTTCGCCATCCTCGGCTGGTCGGGGTCGGTGTTCGCGGGGAGCGCGGTCGAAAACGCACAGAAGTACCTCGATTCGAACACGGGGTGGACCGAGGCGGACTCTCGAAAAGCGATGACGGTCATCGGCAGTCTCGGCGCTGGCGGCATGGTCGGCGTGACCGTTATGACGCTCGTCTTACGTGCGGCATACTGA
- a CDS encoding dienelactone hydrolase family protein encodes MTGEDTVEIPVDSVRLEGNLHVPSDADGIVLFAHGSGSSRKSPRNNFVAERLHEFGLGTLLFDLLTEAEDETYANRFDIELLTDRLVAVTEWVEQRPETEERDVGYFGSSTGAAAALRGAARRPEVGATVSRGGRVDLATEVLADVTAPTLFIVGGRDTQVLELNREAYDRLRCEKELEVVEGAGHLFEEPGTLESVATLAGEWFSSHL; translated from the coding sequence ATGACGGGAGAAGATACGGTCGAGATTCCGGTCGATTCGGTTCGACTGGAGGGGAATCTCCACGTCCCGAGCGACGCGGACGGAATCGTGCTGTTCGCACACGGAAGCGGGAGCAGTCGGAAGAGTCCGCGAAACAACTTCGTCGCGGAGCGGCTCCACGAGTTCGGTCTCGGGACGCTCCTGTTCGACCTGCTCACGGAAGCGGAGGACGAGACGTACGCGAACCGCTTCGACATCGAACTGTTGACCGACCGCCTCGTCGCGGTGACGGAGTGGGTGGAACAGCGACCGGAGACGGAAGAACGCGACGTCGGCTACTTCGGGTCGAGTACCGGTGCCGCCGCCGCGCTTCGTGGGGCGGCGCGTCGTCCAGAGGTAGGTGCGACCGTTTCACGCGGCGGCCGGGTTGACCTCGCGACGGAGGTGCTCGCGGACGTGACGGCACCGACGTTGTTCATCGTCGGCGGCCGGGACACGCAAGTGCTCGAACTGAACCGCGAGGCGTACGACCGATTACGCTGTGAGAAAGAACTCGAAGTCGTCGAGGGAGCGGGTCACCTGTTCGAAGAACCGGGGACGTTGGAATCGGTTGCGACGCTCGCGGGCGAATGGTTCTCCTCGCACCTGTGA
- a CDS encoding sugar phosphate nucleotidyltransferase, translated as MQAVVLAAGKGTRLRPLTDDKPKALVEVAGKPILTRCFETVAELNAEEVIVVIGYEGTQIRDRYGDSFSGIPITYARQGEQLGMAHALLQAEPYVEGEFMCLDGDCVIRCDLEPLVERQQEAGVDGVQLVERVSTEEARVKAICDVTDEGELRGIEKEPNDPPEPSLVAAGFAVYGPAMFDACAATELSVRGEYELSESIRRFVTDNTMLTMRTEGWTANVNTPAERDAAERRLRE; from the coding sequence ATGCAAGCAGTCGTCCTCGCCGCCGGAAAGGGAACTCGTCTCCGTCCGCTGACCGACGACAAGCCGAAAGCGTTGGTCGAAGTCGCGGGAAAGCCGATTCTCACGCGCTGTTTCGAAACCGTGGCCGAACTGAACGCGGAGGAAGTGATCGTCGTCATCGGCTACGAAGGAACACAGATTCGGGACCGGTACGGGGACTCGTTTTCCGGCATTCCGATAACGTATGCCCGGCAGGGCGAGCAGTTGGGGATGGCACACGCGCTGTTGCAGGCCGAACCGTACGTCGAGGGGGAGTTCATGTGTCTCGACGGGGATTGTGTGATTCGGTGTGACCTCGAACCACTGGTCGAACGCCAGCAGGAGGCGGGCGTGGATGGGGTTCAGTTGGTCGAACGGGTCTCGACCGAGGAGGCTCGCGTGAAAGCCATTTGCGATGTGACCGACGAAGGGGAACTACGCGGTATCGAAAAGGAACCAAACGACCCGCCAGAACCGAGCCTCGTCGCCGCGGGATTCGCCGTGTACGGTCCGGCGATGTTCGACGCGTGTGCGGCGACGGAACTGTCGGTTCGCGGCGAGTACGAACTCTCGGAGTCGATTCGACGATTCGTCACCGACAACACTATGTTGACGATGCGAACCGAGGGCTGGACGGCGAACGTCAATACACCGGCGGAGCGGGACGCGGCGGAACGACGGCTTCGGGAGTGA
- a CDS encoding dihydroorotase, whose translation MLTIRNATLPDGSKRDVRIETDAGRISAIGSSLTESGEVVDATGKLLLPGAIDAHVHFRQPGFSHKETWETGSKSAAAGGVTTVVDQPNTNPPTVDGPSFDEKAELAARSYVDYGINGGVTPDWNPDELLDEPILALGEVFLADSTGKMGIEADLFRSAVERATDKYLVVTVHAENADLFDSDAKSRDDADAWSAYRTAEAESDAVERACEIGTELGARLHIAHTSTPEGIDAATEAGATCEVTPHHMFLSRDDLDELGTFGRMNPPLRSEERREEVFARVADGTVDMIATDHAPHTREEKDAGIWDAPSGVPGVETMLPLLLEEARKDNLSYERVADLTARTPSKVFGLPRKGRIEEGRMADLVLVDPDATREIRAEDLHTKCDWTPFEGWTGVFPEVTMVRGNVVFEDGEFGEQIGENVRA comes from the coding sequence ATGCTCACCATCCGGAACGCGACGCTTCCCGACGGCAGCAAACGCGACGTTCGCATCGAAACCGACGCGGGGAGAATTTCGGCTATCGGATCCTCGCTAACGGAGTCCGGCGAGGTCGTCGACGCGACGGGAAAACTGCTGTTGCCCGGTGCTATCGACGCACACGTTCACTTCCGCCAGCCCGGGTTTTCGCACAAAGAGACGTGGGAGACGGGAAGCAAGAGCGCCGCCGCGGGCGGCGTGACGACGGTCGTTGACCAACCGAACACTAACCCGCCGACGGTGGATGGACCGTCGTTCGACGAGAAGGCGGAACTCGCGGCGAGGTCGTACGTCGATTACGGTATCAACGGCGGCGTCACGCCCGACTGGAACCCCGACGAGCTGCTCGACGAGCCGATTCTCGCGCTCGGCGAGGTGTTTCTGGCCGACTCGACGGGGAAGATGGGCATCGAAGCGGACCTGTTCCGGTCGGCGGTCGAACGGGCCACGGACAAGTATCTCGTCGTGACGGTGCACGCGGAGAACGCGGACCTGTTCGATTCGGATGCGAAGTCCCGCGACGACGCGGACGCGTGGAGCGCCTACCGCACGGCCGAGGCGGAGTCGGATGCCGTCGAACGGGCCTGTGAAATCGGCACCGAACTCGGCGCGCGACTGCACATCGCACACACCAGCACGCCGGAGGGAATCGACGCGGCGACCGAGGCGGGTGCGACCTGCGAAGTGACGCCCCATCATATGTTCCTCTCGCGCGACGACCTCGACGAACTCGGGACGTTCGGGCGCATGAACCCGCCGCTTCGGAGCGAGGAACGGCGCGAAGAAGTCTTCGCGCGCGTAGCGGACGGGACGGTCGATATGATTGCGACCGACCACGCACCGCACACCCGCGAGGAGAAGGACGCCGGAATCTGGGACGCCCCGAGCGGAGTGCCGGGCGTCGAGACGATGCTTCCCCTGTTGTTGGAGGAGGCCCGCAAGGACAATCTCAGCTACGAGCGCGTCGCCGACCTCACCGCCCGAACCCCATCGAAGGTGTTCGGCTTGCCGCGGAAGGGTCGCATCGAGGAGGGACGGATGGCCGACCTCGTTCTCGTGGACCCCGACGCGACGCGCGAGATTCGGGCGGAAGACCTCCACACGAAGTGCGACTGGACGCCGTTCGAAGGCTGGACGGGTGTATTCCCGGAGGTGACGATGGTCCGCGGCAACGTCGTCTTCGAGGACGGCGAGTTCGGCGAGCAAATCGGGGAAAACGTTCGAGCGTAG
- a CDS encoding lipoyl protein ligase domain-containing protein yields the protein MRVLRGRAETRDDDRQVTAAMLTETAETGEAAVRVWTPHRQIAFGRRDARAEKYDVAKSVARSCDFEPLERSVGGRAVAYTGTTVAFATTVPLEDMRTGMEERYAETTETLQRAFWRLGVPAQRGEPSRSFCPGDYSLQWKGKIAGIAQRVRTGAALVSGVVVVDDHEEIAAVLDPIYAALDVPFNPDSVGSVAKAGGNGDPKVVAETIEAMLVGDADATVEHVGDRDT from the coding sequence ATGCGCGTGCTTCGTGGTCGGGCGGAGACTCGGGACGATGACCGACAGGTCACTGCCGCGATGCTCACGGAGACGGCGGAAACGGGCGAGGCGGCGGTTCGCGTTTGGACGCCACATCGACAGATAGCGTTCGGGCGGCGGGACGCCCGCGCCGAGAAGTACGACGTGGCGAAATCGGTCGCCCGTTCGTGTGACTTCGAACCGCTCGAACGAAGCGTCGGGGGGCGTGCGGTCGCCTACACCGGAACCACGGTAGCGTTCGCCACGACGGTCCCGCTGGAGGACATGCGAACTGGGATGGAGGAACGCTACGCGGAGACGACGGAAACGCTCCAGCGTGCGTTCTGGCGACTCGGGGTCCCGGCACAGCGCGGGGAACCGTCACGGTCGTTCTGTCCGGGCGATTATTCGCTCCAGTGGAAGGGGAAAATCGCGGGTATCGCACAGCGGGTCCGAACCGGCGCGGCGCTCGTTTCGGGGGTCGTCGTCGTGGACGACCACGAGGAAATCGCCGCGGTCTTGGACCCCATCTACGCCGCGCTCGACGTGCCGTTCAACCCGGATTCCGTCGGGAGTGTCGCAAAGGCCGGGGGGAACGGCGATCCGAAGGTGGTCGCCGAAACCATCGAGGCGATGTTGGTCGGCGACGCGGACGCGACGGTCGAACACGTTGGCGACCGGGACACTTAG
- a CDS encoding cysteine hydrolase family protein: MNVDSDSTAVVVVDMQNGFCDPDGSLYAPASEDVIEPIQELLQRSREAGASVVFTRDVHTREQFEDNHYYDEFDRWGEHVMEGSWEADIVDDFDVREDDHVVTKYTYDAFYQTDLEGYLNAHDIHDLLICGTLANVCVLHTAGSAGLRDFKPMLVEDAIGYIEEDHRDYALEHAAWLFGEGVELDDIEFE; encoded by the coding sequence ATGAACGTCGATTCCGATTCGACCGCCGTCGTCGTCGTCGATATGCAAAACGGGTTCTGTGACCCCGACGGGAGTCTGTACGCACCGGCCAGCGAGGACGTCATCGAACCGATTCAGGAACTCCTCCAGCGTTCCCGCGAGGCGGGGGCGTCGGTCGTCTTCACCCGCGACGTGCACACGCGGGAACAGTTCGAGGACAACCACTACTACGACGAGTTCGACCGCTGGGGCGAGCACGTCATGGAGGGGTCGTGGGAAGCCGACATCGTGGACGATTTCGACGTCCGCGAGGACGACCACGTGGTGACGAAGTACACCTACGACGCCTTCTACCAGACCGACCTCGAAGGGTATCTGAACGCCCACGACATCCACGACCTGCTCATCTGCGGAACGCTGGCGAACGTCTGCGTGCTTCACACCGCCGGAAGCGCCGGACTGCGCGACTTCAAACCGATGCTCGTGGAGGACGCCATCGGCTACATCGAGGAAGACCACCGCGACTACGCCCTCGAACACGCGGCGTGGCTGTTCGGCGAGGGCGTCGAACTGGACGACATCGAATTCGAATAA
- a CDS encoding Hvo_1808 family surface protein, translating to MRTITVAAVALMLVLAGCSQAPGTSTSTQTSGPNVTQTTQGPSTEVSGPDTEKAVHPPDPKSDVLGWENGYWYNETLSIDQSDGLNKSEIAAIVNRSMARDERIRDLEFTSTVPVKVISREQFRQDQNNRSTPANRRLFDNVKYESLFMIGESTDSIGVQNQNSGSSIGGFYSPSKKSIVLVSNNNENLHVSESTLAHELTHALQDQHFNLSSFDQTTRERHNAVDGLLEGEANNVQYLYDERCQNEWKGTCFSDTKQGGSGGGLANYGPYLIKYQPYSDGPVFVRHVRNQSGWEGVNDVYSNPPASTEQIIHPDKYQKDEPSTISVQDSTSDGWTRLQPEGRPNYGEVGETGLFAMFMYPYFESQGKTQIIPSRNFFNRNADGQMQKVDPLNYQSKPTNGWDGDKIVVYTNDNAGNNETGYVFKTKWDSKKDASEFVDAYEKLLNYHHAKQVDGKQNTWTVPDSTGFGDAFSVRQNGNTVVIVNAPTVSDLSNVHSNAAS from the coding sequence ATGCGAACGATTACCGTAGCGGCGGTCGCTCTCATGCTCGTCCTCGCTGGCTGTTCGCAAGCCCCCGGAACGAGTACGAGCACGCAGACGAGCGGCCCGAACGTAACCCAAACGACTCAAGGTCCCAGTACCGAGGTTTCCGGTCCGGATACCGAGAAAGCCGTCCATCCACCGGACCCCAAATCGGACGTTCTCGGCTGGGAGAACGGCTATTGGTACAACGAAACCCTCTCGATAGACCAGAGTGACGGGCTGAACAAGTCGGAAATCGCTGCCATCGTCAATCGGTCGATGGCCCGCGACGAGCGGATACGGGACTTGGAGTTCACGAGCACGGTTCCCGTGAAAGTTATCTCCCGCGAACAGTTCCGACAGGATCAGAACAACCGCAGCACGCCCGCGAACCGACGGTTGTTCGACAACGTGAAGTACGAATCGCTGTTCATGATCGGCGAATCGACGGACTCCATCGGCGTGCAGAACCAGAACTCGGGGTCGTCCATCGGCGGCTTCTACAGTCCGTCGAAGAAGTCCATCGTGCTGGTCTCGAACAACAACGAGAACCTGCACGTGAGCGAGAGCACGCTCGCCCACGAACTCACGCACGCGCTTCAGGACCAGCACTTCAACCTCTCTTCGTTCGACCAGACCACCCGCGAACGGCACAACGCCGTGGATGGCCTGCTCGAAGGTGAAGCCAACAACGTCCAATATCTCTACGACGAGCGGTGTCAAAACGAGTGGAAAGGAACGTGTTTCTCCGACACCAAGCAGGGCGGAAGCGGTGGCGGACTCGCTAACTACGGGCCGTACCTCATCAAATACCAGCCCTACAGCGACGGTCCCGTCTTCGTGCGCCACGTCCGCAACCAGTCGGGTTGGGAGGGCGTCAACGACGTTTACTCCAACCCGCCCGCCAGCACGGAGCAGATTATCCACCCGGACAAGTACCAGAAGGACGAACCGTCCACGATTTCCGTGCAGGACTCGACGAGCGACGGTTGGACGCGCCTCCAACCGGAGGGGCGACCGAACTACGGCGAGGTCGGCGAAACCGGCCTCTTCGCCATGTTCATGTATCCCTACTTCGAGAGCCAGGGGAAAACGCAGATAATCCCGTCACGGAACTTCTTCAACCGGAACGCGGACGGTCAGATGCAAAAAGTGGACCCGCTCAACTATCAGAGCAAACCCACGAACGGGTGGGATGGCGACAAGATAGTCGTCTACACGAACGACAACGCGGGCAACAACGAGACCGGCTACGTCTTCAAGACGAAGTGGGACTCGAAGAAGGACGCCAGCGAGTTCGTGGACGCGTACGAGAAGTTGCTCAACTACCACCACGCAAAGCAGGTCGACGGAAAGCAGAACACGTGGACGGTGCCCGACAGCACCGGCTTCGGTGACGCCTTCTCGGTTCGACAGAACGGCAACACCGTCGTCATCGTGAACGCGCCGACGGTTTCCGACCTCTCGAACGTCCACAGTAACGCGGCGTCGTAG
- a CDS encoding nicotinate phosphoribosyltransferase, with product MSDRFDVVPEESIRDGTATDAYFLRTETTLEAAGKNPHVVAEVTADQFPTGEFELLSGVKDAAHLLEGLPIDVDSMAEGRLFDGGPVMSIEGNYLDFARYETSLLGFLSHASGMATNALEARLAAPDSTVLSFGARHVHPSIAAVVERSALVAGLDGFSHVAAGEVLGREPGGTMPHALMLCFGAGNQEDAWRAFDAAVGEDVPRVALCDTFSDEKDEVFRAVNALGDDLDSVRIDTTGSRRGDFEHILRELRWELDSHGFADVDIFASGGLGPDELRQLDGIADGFGVGSYVSNAEPIDFALDIVEVDGEPVSKRGKLSGRKQVYRTADGGHHVGLARHEASGEQLLQPLIRDGELVREFDIDAAARRAIDDATAVEF from the coding sequence GTGAGCGACCGATTCGACGTGGTTCCCGAGGAGTCGATTCGAGACGGAACCGCGACGGATGCCTACTTCCTTCGCACCGAGACGACGCTCGAAGCCGCCGGAAAGAACCCGCACGTCGTCGCCGAAGTGACCGCCGACCAGTTCCCGACCGGCGAGTTCGAACTCCTCTCCGGCGTGAAAGACGCGGCGCACCTCCTCGAAGGACTTCCGATAGACGTGGATTCGATGGCCGAGGGACGGCTGTTCGACGGCGGGCCGGTCATGTCCATCGAGGGGAACTACCTCGACTTCGCGCGGTACGAAACCTCGCTGTTGGGGTTCCTCTCGCACGCGTCCGGAATGGCGACGAACGCGCTCGAAGCACGACTCGCGGCCCCCGATTCGACCGTCCTGAGCTTCGGCGCGCGCCACGTCCACCCGTCCATCGCGGCCGTCGTCGAACGGTCCGCCCTCGTCGCGGGTCTGGACGGCTTTTCACACGTCGCCGCGGGCGAGGTGCTCGGACGGGAACCCGGCGGAACCATGCCCCACGCGCTGATGCTCTGTTTCGGTGCGGGCAATCAGGAGGACGCGTGGCGCGCGTTCGACGCCGCGGTCGGCGAGGACGTGCCGCGGGTCGCGCTCTGTGATACCTTCTCGGACGAAAAGGACGAGGTGTTCCGCGCGGTGAACGCGCTCGGCGACGATTTGGACAGCGTTCGTATCGATACCACGGGGTCGCGGCGCGGCGACTTCGAGCACATCCTTCGGGAACTCCGCTGGGAACTCGATTCGCACGGCTTCGCGGACGTGGACATCTTCGCCAGCGGCGGTCTCGGACCGGACGAGCTCCGGCAACTCGATGGCATCGCCGACGGGTTCGGCGTCGGGAGCTACGTCAGCAACGCGGAACCGATCGATTTCGCGCTCGACATCGTGGAAGTGGACGGCGAACCGGTCTCGAAGCGCGGCAAACTCTCCGGTCGAAAACAAGTCTATCGAACCGCCGATGGCGGCCATCACGTCGGTCTTGCGCGACACGAGGCATCGGGCGAGCAGTTGCTACAGCCGCTCATCCGCGACGGTGAACTGGTACGGGAGTTCGATATCGATGCCGCTGCTCGGCGGGCTATCGACGACGCGACAGCGGTCGAATTTTAA
- a CDS encoding TIGR00296 family protein: MSEAQAVTLTYEDGTRAVELAREAVNSYVINGQREQPGSMREAFYARTGVFVRLESTRGRGSLRGCAGAYDTSEQLGHAIVDSAIAAASGDSCGSEIEPAELSNLNISVFIVEDTTLSNDPANDIRLGRHGVAVEGRGGEAWMYPTLPVEHNWSKFEYLDRTCRKAGLPHGAWEDDDVMVTIVDGPVFREREPEGSIERI, encoded by the coding sequence ATGTCTGAGGCACAGGCAGTAACCCTCACCTACGAGGATGGCACGCGCGCGGTCGAACTCGCACGGGAGGCCGTCAATTCCTACGTTATCAACGGACAACGAGAACAACCGGGAAGCATGCGAGAGGCGTTCTACGCACGCACCGGCGTCTTCGTCCGGCTCGAATCCACCCGTGGTCGTGGAAGCCTACGCGGGTGCGCAGGTGCCTACGACACGAGCGAACAGTTAGGGCACGCAATCGTCGATTCGGCCATCGCGGCCGCGAGCGGAGATTCGTGCGGGTCGGAGATCGAACCCGCCGAGTTGTCGAATCTCAACATCTCCGTGTTCATCGTCGAGGACACCACGTTGTCGAACGACCCGGCGAACGACATTCGGCTCGGACGACACGGAGTCGCCGTCGAAGGTCGCGGCGGCGAAGCGTGGATGTATCCGACGCTTCCGGTCGAGCACAACTGGAGCAAATTCGAGTATCTCGACCGAACCTGTCGAAAGGCGGGTCTCCCCCACGGCGCGTGGGAGGACGACGACGTGATGGTAACGATCGTCGACGGACCGGTGTTCCGAGAGCGAGAGCCGGAAGGGAGTATCGAGCGAATTTAA
- a CDS encoding matrixin family metalloprotease has product MNWRALMLVVCLVLAGCAGAQFDRTTTHTATDRPTMQGTRTATETGTVADRSNPWGGPVTVAINTSDGTRGYTDDVRRALDYWERHSAKYAGYSIQYELVPDAENPDLVINFVDSVESCPRVDHAVGCAPYITEAAQISRPMQIDVDDSFSNESTILILKHELGHTLGLNHSSAPQSIMAAEAALASRPLPDASERDLPWADASFTVYLGQTDDRPAVKEQVRHALDYYADGADGTVPSNVSFTFTDDRSAADVLIRFPDTLPCNPGSSGSCGGVRGTDPDHDNALEQYDRLTISISGVDTDAVGWYVGYWLGYGFGLEESELAPPFQHASARDRRSDWWK; this is encoded by the coding sequence ATGAACTGGCGCGCGCTCATGCTCGTCGTCTGTCTCGTTCTCGCGGGCTGTGCCGGTGCACAGTTCGACCGAACGACGACGCACACCGCGACTGACCGCCCAACGATGCAGGGAACGCGGACCGCGACGGAAACGGGGACGGTCGCGGATCGCTCGAATCCGTGGGGTGGTCCGGTGACGGTCGCTATCAATACGAGTGACGGCACGCGTGGGTATACCGACGACGTTCGACGCGCGCTCGACTACTGGGAGCGCCACAGCGCGAAATACGCGGGGTACTCGATTCAGTACGAACTCGTCCCGGACGCCGAGAATCCGGACCTCGTTATCAACTTCGTCGATTCCGTCGAGAGCTGTCCCCGGGTGGACCACGCCGTCGGCTGTGCGCCGTACATCACCGAGGCCGCACAGATATCCCGGCCCATGCAGATAGACGTGGACGATTCGTTCTCGAACGAATCGACGATTCTCATCCTGAAACACGAGCTCGGCCACACCCTCGGTCTGAACCACAGCTCGGCCCCGCAATCCATCATGGCCGCCGAGGCCGCGCTCGCGTCCCGCCCGCTGCCGGACGCGAGCGAGCGTGACCTCCCGTGGGCGGACGCGTCGTTCACCGTCTACCTCGGCCAGACGGACGACAGACCGGCCGTGAAAGAGCAGGTTCGCCACGCGCTCGACTACTATGCCGACGGCGCGGACGGAACCGTCCCGTCGAACGTCTCGTTTACCTTCACGGACGACCGCTCGGCCGCCGACGTTCTGATTCGCTTCCCCGATACGCTCCCGTGCAATCCGGGGTCGAGCGGTTCCTGCGGCGGCGTCCGCGGAACCGACCCGGACCACGACAACGCGCTGGAGCAGTACGACCGGCTGACGATTTCTATTTCCGGCGTCGATACCGATGCCGTCGGCTGGTACGTCGGCTACTGGCTGGGCTACGGGTTCGGGCTCGAAGAGTCGGAACTCGCACCCCCGTTCCAGCACGCGTCCGCACGCGACCGACGGAGCGACTGGTGGAAGTAA
- a CDS encoding aminopeptidase — translation MDDRIHEHAEVLVDWSARIEEGDDVVVITDEGAHDLAVAVGEAVGKRNANLLTVYNSGEVERAYLRAHDGEFDENPAPELAMYENADVVLRLAGSTNTTAQADVPGETKQAYNKARMDIRKARLDADWVSTLHPTRAYAQQAGMAYEEYQDFVYSAVLRDWKSLADEMATMKTLLDEGSEVRIVKEDTDLTMSVEERTAVNSCATVGYDSHNLPSGEVFTAPYATEGEVFFDVPMTLQGNRIQNVHLTFEGGEVVDFSAETGEDELADILDTDEGARKLGELGIGMNRGIDRFTDSILFDEKMGDTVHLAVGRAYDACLPEGETGNESAVHIDMITDMSEESRMEVDGEVVQRNGTFRWEDGFEE, via the coding sequence ATGGACGACCGAATTCACGAACACGCGGAGGTACTGGTCGACTGGAGCGCGCGAATCGAGGAGGGCGACGATGTCGTCGTCATCACGGACGAGGGAGCACACGACCTCGCCGTCGCGGTCGGCGAGGCGGTCGGAAAGCGAAACGCGAACCTGCTGACGGTGTACAACTCCGGGGAGGTCGAGCGCGCGTACCTTCGCGCACACGACGGGGAGTTCGACGAGAACCCGGCACCCGAACTGGCGATGTACGAGAACGCCGACGTGGTGCTTCGCCTCGCGGGGAGTACGAACACGACGGCACAAGCGGACGTACCGGGGGAGACGAAGCAGGCGTACAACAAGGCGCGGATGGATATCCGAAAAGCCCGACTCGACGCGGACTGGGTTTCGACGCTCCACCCGACCCGCGCCTACGCACAGCAGGCCGGGATGGCCTACGAGGAGTACCAGGACTTCGTGTACAGTGCCGTCCTCCGCGACTGGAAGTCACTGGCCGACGAGATGGCGACGATGAAGACGCTGCTGGACGAGGGCAGCGAGGTCAGAATCGTCAAGGAGGACACCGACCTCACGATGTCCGTCGAGGAGCGAACCGCGGTCAACAGCTGTGCGACGGTGGGCTACGACTCGCACAACCTCCCGAGCGGCGAGGTGTTCACGGCACCGTACGCGACCGAAGGCGAGGTGTTCTTCGACGTGCCGATGACCCTGCAAGGGAATCGCATCCAAAACGTCCACCTCACGTTCGAGGGCGGCGAAGTCGTCGATTTCAGCGCCGAAACCGGCGAGGACGAGTTGGCTGACATCCTCGACACGGACGAAGGCGCACGCAAACTGGGCGAACTCGGCATCGGAATGAACCGCGGCATCGACCGCTTTACCGACAGCATCCTCTTCGACGAGAAGATGGGCGATACGGTTCACCTCGCGGTCGGACGAGCCTACGACGCCTGCCTTCCCGAAGGAGAGACGGGCAACGAGAGCGCCGTCCACATCGACATGATAACCGACATGAGCGAAGAGTCGCGGATGGAAGTGGACGGCGAAGTGGTCCAACGAAACGGTACGTTCCGGTGGGAAGACGGGTTCGAGGAGTAG